A portion of the Paenibacillus marchantiae genome contains these proteins:
- a CDS encoding cytoplasmic protein: MDLFSIYFSRNLKVIIAERKGKLPVRILATALRNLESLGYTFSTKLIDVLNTWERDRFVFWFEQLIDELRKMKGINLKEILVYPKFPKRKMNIQESKFYLNALMHSWRQQLLEKEQEQEQRILLLNKLRLRVIHLGSEADFYQVGMDLLTAKSSLMPVAREQLTWFATKYEGWATFEPEAGQIPVRENAAVYCAALLKAGRASVKQLQRHLRTATDILRLAVACSDGDVSLKENTRFRSFTRSERRVILALLEGASNPLEDLFRYKGRWQRLAERLHPGEYRHRYPGAIVALDQLRRGERPLTFHGRVERAFEQKDNKLIVETLAERPGEMMGQLDRMIRSGFPVQQVISKMETVEEKVSTRALLRVLAHFSTRTEFQVRRSFFRQGNTANLYVSTQPLPSLNVEDVHAVISAVEHTLLKRFAVLPPLGNVYIDERLQEFSVPWGKRRASESLRALSRASWISLPTGDTVRFFLWWREGLSGDERIERVDTDLSGALYDEDWRYMDQTSRTPLQSNEYIAANSGFMVTAPDGAAKYMDLHLPSVSRLGARYIVIMVNAFRDNAIKDLSECYAGWMMRQGPQSDEKFEPSTVQERIDLTADSHICIPAIIDIQERRILWCDLGLKRQPKVHHPLGDNKAELALIARAMTELKRPDLYTLFMLHAKARGTLVETLGMANLVFTAELESNRVAEVAEYLTEGPPVERTVITPLEQEYIMKQFL, encoded by the coding sequence ATGGACTTATTCTCAATCTATTTCAGCAGGAATTTGAAAGTGATCATTGCAGAGCGCAAGGGCAAGCTGCCTGTGCGTATATTGGCGACTGCACTGAGAAATTTGGAATCGCTGGGATATACGTTTTCGACGAAACTGATAGATGTGCTGAATACCTGGGAACGTGACAGATTCGTTTTCTGGTTTGAGCAATTGATAGATGAGCTTCGAAAGATGAAAGGAATCAATTTAAAGGAAATCCTCGTGTATCCGAAATTTCCTAAGCGGAAAATGAATATTCAGGAAAGTAAATTTTATTTAAATGCTTTGATGCATTCCTGGAGACAGCAGCTTCTTGAAAAGGAGCAAGAACAGGAGCAGCGCATATTACTGCTGAACAAGCTGCGACTGCGTGTGATTCATCTCGGCAGTGAAGCAGATTTTTACCAAGTAGGAATGGACCTGCTTACAGCAAAATCTTCGTTAATGCCAGTTGCAAGAGAGCAGTTGACCTGGTTTGCAACAAAGTACGAAGGCTGGGCCACATTTGAACCAGAGGCAGGGCAAATACCTGTGAGGGAAAATGCAGCCGTTTATTGCGCGGCTTTATTAAAGGCGGGGCGTGCTTCGGTGAAGCAACTCCAGCGACATTTGCGCACGGCAACAGATATATTGCGGCTGGCTGTAGCGTGTTCCGATGGAGATGTCAGTCTGAAGGAGAACACCCGCTTCCGTTCATTTACTCGATCTGAACGTCGGGTAATACTTGCTTTATTGGAGGGTGCTTCGAACCCGCTGGAAGATTTGTTTCGATATAAAGGGCGCTGGCAGAGATTGGCCGAGCGACTGCATCCAGGTGAATATCGTCACCGTTATCCAGGGGCAATAGTGGCGCTGGACCAGTTGCGACGTGGGGAACGACCGCTTACCTTTCATGGCCGAGTGGAGCGGGCATTTGAACAGAAGGATAACAAGCTTATTGTGGAGACGCTTGCGGAACGTCCGGGAGAGATGATGGGTCAGCTGGACCGAATGATACGTTCCGGTTTTCCGGTACAGCAAGTGATCAGCAAAATGGAAACTGTGGAAGAGAAGGTATCGACAAGGGCGCTGCTTCGAGTGTTGGCCCACTTCAGCACACGGACGGAGTTTCAGGTCAGGAGGAGCTTTTTCCGCCAAGGCAACACGGCAAATCTGTATGTCTCCACTCAACCGCTACCGTCCCTCAACGTTGAGGATGTTCATGCGGTGATATCGGCGGTAGAGCATACACTGTTGAAACGGTTTGCCGTGCTTCCACCACTCGGTAATGTCTACATTGATGAAAGACTTCAAGAGTTTTCAGTTCCATGGGGAAAACGCCGGGCAAGCGAATCTCTTCGAGCTCTATCGCGTGCGTCATGGATATCGTTACCCACAGGAGATACCGTTCGTTTTTTTCTGTGGTGGAGAGAAGGCCTGAGCGGTGATGAGCGAATCGAACGTGTGGATACCGATCTGTCGGGTGCACTGTATGATGAGGATTGGCGTTATATGGACCAAACATCCCGGACCCCTCTGCAATCGAATGAATATATAGCTGCAAATAGTGGGTTTATGGTGACTGCACCGGATGGAGCGGCGAAGTATATGGATCTGCATTTGCCGTCCGTTTCTAGGTTAGGGGCACGTTATATTGTAATCATGGTTAACGCATTCAGGGATAATGCTATCAAGGATTTGTCGGAGTGTTATGCTGGCTGGATGATGCGTCAGGGGCCACAGTCGGATGAAAAATTCGAACCTTCAACGGTGCAGGAGCGAATTGATCTGACGGCAGATTCCCATATTTGTATTCCGGCCATTATTGATATACAGGAGCGGCGCATTTTGTGGTGCGATCTTGGCTTAAAGAGACAGCCTAAAGTGCATCATCCGTTGGGGGACAACAAAGCCGAATTGGCTTTGATCGCCCGGGCAATGACGGAGTTGAAACGACCAGATTTATATACCTTATTCATGCTTCACGCTAAAGCGCGGGGAACATTGGTTGAGACATTAGGGATGGCCAATCTCGTATTTACAGCGGAACTGGAATCCAATCGTGTGGCTGAAGTGGCAGAGTATCTGACAGAAGGCCCACCCGTGGAGCGCACTGTGATTACACCTCTGGAGCAGGAGTATATTATGAAGCAGTTTTTGTAA
- a CDS encoding AAA family ATPase, whose product MSKLIFFLGGAGSGKTTLAKALSRKHKAAFFDMDILLRPAAEAIMTLQGLDPSDRDSPEYKRLCRDLGYRITMDAALDNVQLGIDTVVVGPFTKEIGTPDWIEQELARIGRSLDDTDVRVAYIYLANEALYRERITARKSPLDEWKLENWDAFTASLARKQVAWPLPASAVAYIDNSNESPDIAFAEVEQRMYE is encoded by the coding sequence ATGAGCAAACTGATTTTCTTTCTTGGCGGGGCCGGGAGCGGCAAAACAACCCTTGCCAAAGCCCTCTCGCGTAAACATAAAGCTGCTTTTTTTGATATGGATATCCTGCTGCGTCCAGCTGCTGAAGCAATAATGACCCTACAAGGACTCGATCCATCCGATCGGGATTCACCGGAATACAAACGGCTGTGCCGTGATTTGGGATATCGTATTACGATGGATGCTGCACTGGACAACGTGCAATTGGGTATCGATACCGTGGTTGTAGGACCCTTTACCAAAGAAATCGGAACTCCGGACTGGATCGAGCAGGAACTCGCACGGATTGGACGTTCCCTGGATGATACAGATGTACGTGTGGCCTATATTTATCTTGCAAATGAAGCGTTGTATCGAGAGCGGATTACAGCCAGAAAATCCCCGCTGGATGAGTGGAAGCTGGAGAACTGGGATGCCTTCACAGCTTCACTTGCCCGTAAACAAGTAGCCTGGCCCTTGCCCGCCTCAGCCGTTGCTTACATTGATAATTCAAATGAGAGCCCTGATATCGCTTTTGCTGAAGTCGAACAACGAATGTACGAATAA
- a CDS encoding PadR family transcriptional regulator yields MQVNKQMIKGSTETLILTLLKEQPLYGYELIKELHRQSEGVFNLKEGTLYPILHAMELEGWVESYWMEVEGRKRKYYSICDKGVEALQHKKAEWLLFRGAVDRVLGEGGLT; encoded by the coding sequence TTGCAGGTAAACAAACAAATGATTAAAGGCAGCACGGAGACATTGATTCTTACGCTACTGAAGGAACAGCCGCTTTACGGTTATGAATTGATCAAGGAACTCCATCGTCAATCCGAAGGTGTGTTTAATTTGAAGGAAGGTACGTTATATCCCATTCTGCACGCGATGGAGCTTGAGGGATGGGTGGAGTCTTACTGGATGGAGGTTGAAGGTAGGAAACGTAAATATTATTCCATCTGTGACAAGGGTGTGGAGGCGTTACAGCATAAAAAAGCCGAGTGGCTTTTATTCCGCGGTGCCGTGGATCGGGTGCTTGGGGAAGGAGGCTTAACATGA
- a CDS encoding FtsW/RodA/SpoVE family cell cycle protein — MTDRHEKIKHYLDQLCSQVKAREVHTDLRDELGNHMEEMMLDKEQEGLSQEEAAAYAIDQMGDPAVVGKSMHRLHRHRMHWGLLVGLIGLSITSLLLIWIFTTNVADEKYQSLYRGHVVYTVIGVMLMLFFIYFDYRKLKKAAWWIYILLNALLWINPMISTDFYGMSRFLIAPLGFVIDLTTASVWILPLAIGAIVQDKLRSNCNMQSILTYIALVALPVVLLFQMSDWVRMFLFGTMSIILFGWLTRKWLYTALGAVVTGSIFVLLLFFADQYGRLKRLSVVLNLQDDPCGGYSNNSIIEIIQSAGWWGNGIDTTFDKFKTSYLDYPGVLLIDVFGWSAGILLLVGIIWFVASMVKILPHIREDFGRMIIISITSMFALQIIYSLAMTTGKAPILSIVFPLIGYGNHLLFEYAMLGLLLGVYRRKDTISKKNEKIRQKVDADPMTSS, encoded by the coding sequence ATGACGGATCGACATGAGAAGATTAAACATTATCTTGATCAACTGTGTAGTCAGGTTAAGGCACGTGAAGTACATACTGATCTGCGTGATGAGCTTGGCAACCACATGGAAGAAATGATGTTGGACAAGGAGCAAGAGGGACTGAGCCAGGAAGAGGCAGCTGCATACGCCATTGATCAGATGGGTGATCCCGCAGTGGTGGGCAAAAGTATGCACAGATTGCATCGTCATCGTATGCATTGGGGGCTGTTAGTTGGATTAATTGGTTTGTCTATAACTAGCTTGTTACTGATATGGATTTTTACGACGAATGTCGCAGATGAAAAGTATCAGTCCTTATATCGGGGGCATGTGGTGTATACCGTTATAGGTGTAATGTTGATGTTGTTCTTTATTTACTTTGATTATCGTAAGTTGAAAAAAGCTGCTTGGTGGATATATATTCTACTTAATGCCCTTTTGTGGATTAATCCAATGATATCTACGGATTTTTATGGTATGAGCAGATTCCTGATTGCACCACTTGGATTTGTAATAGACCTTACCACTGCTTCAGTGTGGATTTTGCCACTTGCCATAGGGGCAATTGTGCAGGACAAGCTTCGTTCAAACTGCAATATGCAATCCATATTGACCTATATTGCTCTGGTAGCGTTACCTGTAGTGCTATTGTTTCAAATGTCGGACTGGGTTCGCATGTTTCTGTTTGGCACAATGTCCATTATTTTATTTGGTTGGCTCACGCGAAAATGGCTTTATACAGCCTTAGGTGCTGTTGTAACAGGAAGTATTTTTGTATTGTTATTGTTTTTTGCAGATCAATACGGACGCCTGAAGAGGCTTTCTGTCGTTTTGAATCTTCAGGATGACCCTTGCGGTGGCTATAGCAACAATTCCATTATTGAAATTATTCAATCAGCCGGCTGGTGGGGGAATGGAATTGATACAACGTTCGACAAGTTTAAAACGAGTTATTTAGATTACCCAGGTGTGCTGCTCATTGATGTGTTTGGCTGGTCAGCCGGAATACTGTTATTGGTGGGTATCATCTGGTTTGTTGCCAGTATGGTGAAGATCCTTCCTCACATTCGGGAAGATTTCGGTCGAATGATAATTATCAGTATCACATCTATGTTTGCGTTGCAAATCATCTATTCGTTGGCGATGACTACCGGGAAGGCTCCAATTCTTAGCATTGTTTTTCCTTTAATAGGATATGGAAATCACCTGCTTTTCGAATATGCTATGCTCGGTTTACTTCTCGGTGTGTACCGTCGGAAGGATACCATTTCCAAGAAAAATGAAAAAATACGGCAGAAGGTGGATGCCGACCCAATGACCAGTTCATAA
- a CDS encoding ABC transporter substrate-binding protein, which yields MKLHQQYLLLHSRFGQLLEHEVTLSDLAELLECTHRNTLTIVKKMVAQDWIRWVSQRGRGRRSKLTLLVPADQIAAEYMMQAMNRRELQQAAEQVGAFSSSTTMQDHLNQWLLGYSGHHTEAGSHNERIDTLRLPIRQQLHALDPLFINLLAESFVTSHVFDGLVQRNEHGEIIPCLSHTWDISSDRKTWFFYLRKGITFHNGHLLTAADVVYTFERLQSTERRTLYRDVSKQILSIEAADPLTVCFKLKAPHELFLPFLSTSRAAIVSQAAYGQHKDGYNEPDLPNSMQKPIGTGPFKVTTWDDHLCRLEAFPMYFQGRAHLDRVDILQIPWSAPAHLDEKQDIESPFFHLVHNPSSSEGRDWTQISAGVMVRKLLTCNTQKTGPLSDPDVRAHVQACITKLYGSGMNESNEADSGDADKVLMNAEELTYLSQHPTFDLPIPLHITTIPQYRMDARRLASSLEMNGFTCTVRIGTMEQFKGNLRLESDLILFSLIRDRDEKLRRYDLYLTLSEHLEDSSKKSVQQMLQTVVASQISADRTAELDRIEQFLVQQSLLFHLTEKPVETAYLPSVRGLSFNSQGWVNLRHIWFL from the coding sequence TTGAAATTACATCAGCAATATTTGCTGCTTCATAGCCGGTTTGGTCAACTATTAGAACATGAAGTAACGCTCTCTGACCTTGCGGAACTGCTCGAGTGTACACACCGTAACACATTAACAATCGTCAAAAAAATGGTTGCCCAAGACTGGATTCGGTGGGTGTCCCAGCGCGGACGTGGACGGCGTTCTAAGCTGACCTTACTTGTTCCGGCTGATCAAATTGCAGCAGAATACATGATGCAGGCCATGAATCGCCGCGAGTTGCAGCAAGCCGCCGAACAGGTTGGTGCTTTCTCTAGTTCTACGACAATGCAGGATCACCTAAACCAGTGGCTGCTTGGTTATTCTGGACACCATACGGAAGCTGGTAGCCATAATGAGCGAATTGATACGCTCAGGTTACCGATCCGTCAACAACTGCACGCCCTTGATCCTCTTTTTATCAATTTGCTGGCAGAATCTTTTGTCACTAGTCATGTGTTCGACGGGCTGGTTCAACGTAATGAACATGGAGAGATTATTCCTTGTCTGTCTCATACCTGGGATATCAGTTCAGATCGGAAAACATGGTTCTTTTATTTGCGTAAAGGGATTACTTTTCACAATGGACATCTGCTGACAGCCGCGGATGTGGTGTATACATTTGAACGACTGCAATCCACAGAACGGCGGACATTATACCGCGATGTGAGTAAACAAATTCTATCGATTGAAGCAGCAGATCCCTTGACCGTTTGTTTCAAGCTCAAAGCCCCTCACGAACTGTTTTTGCCCTTTCTTTCTACGAGCCGTGCAGCGATTGTTTCACAAGCCGCTTACGGGCAACATAAAGATGGATACAATGAACCAGATCTACCGAATAGCATGCAAAAGCCTATAGGAACGGGGCCTTTCAAGGTCACAACCTGGGATGATCACCTGTGCAGACTTGAAGCTTTTCCGATGTATTTTCAAGGCAGGGCCCATCTGGACCGAGTAGATATTCTACAAATCCCGTGGAGTGCTCCTGCACATTTGGATGAAAAACAAGATATCGAATCTCCTTTCTTCCACCTTGTTCATAATCCATCCTCGTCTGAGGGTAGGGACTGGACACAGATTAGTGCAGGCGTGATGGTACGCAAATTACTCACTTGTAATACACAAAAAACCGGACCGCTAAGCGATCCGGATGTAAGAGCACATGTTCAGGCGTGTATTACTAAATTGTATGGAAGTGGCATGAATGAAAGTAATGAAGCTGATTCAGGAGATGCTGATAAAGTGTTGATGAATGCAGAAGAATTGACTTATTTGTCTCAGCACCCTACTTTTGATCTACCTATCCCCTTGCACATCACAACCATTCCTCAGTATCGGATGGATGCTAGACGTTTGGCATCGTCATTGGAAATGAACGGCTTCACATGTACTGTCCGCATAGGCACGATGGAGCAATTCAAAGGGAACCTGAGACTGGAATCCGATCTGATTCTCTTCTCCTTGATTCGGGACCGGGACGAAAAATTACGCAGGTACGATCTCTATCTCACTTTATCCGAGCATCTGGAGGACTCTTCCAAGAAGAGTGTACAACAGATGCTGCAAACCGTTGTTGCTTCACAAATATCCGCAGACCGAACTGCCGAACTGGACCGAATTGAACAATTTTTGGTGCAGCAGAGTCTATTATTCCATTTAACTGAAAAACCTGTGGAGACTGCCTACCTGCCTTCCGTTCGTGGCCTCTCCTTCAACAGCCAGGGATGGGTAAACCTCAGGCACATCTGGTTCCTGTGA
- a CDS encoding DUF4153 domain-containing protein, with protein MIDKIMASPNRALITLLSALMLAIIHQYLFYGKDIGVSYPIFVILFYGFMFLFARDRMRPLTMIDAFMAGVVLMLALTFLLYDNEPLRILNFLIVPVLIILHMTYLIGRKQRQWWDIGLIGTAMDHLLPQSIRHWGTVASIVVKTGGRGLGKTQKTAAFKVFIGLIASVPILIVVVALLTSADGIFNEYLSGFPQWLNQMTLTPGFPRVIWILIASVLLFSYVWGFVQPMQYEADKRENAHWKNGKAITVTSEIEKREDVSVNSIQESPSLNSIIEDQPANKPAPEAISTQAHREPLRLDPIIVGTMLLVINCVYVLFVLVQFSYLFGAGEGHLPSELSYAEYARSGFVELILVTGINFFILIIALQFTRSSGKIGSVVHQVLLFVLVGCSAIMLYSAFIRLNLYEQAYGYTYIRFLVHAFMIFLALLLLIAALRIRYTSIPLIRWYIVLSLAAYVAVNYVGMDKRIAELNIARYHQTGIIDTSYLASLSADAFPLLREFAQREYPNLKGEMLDRQANFDLGEESSWTSFNMARHRAKLELSKLRME; from the coding sequence ATGATTGATAAAATAATGGCTTCACCCAACCGCGCTTTAATTACGCTACTATCCGCATTAATGTTAGCTATCATTCATCAGTATTTGTTCTATGGCAAGGATATTGGTGTTTCTTATCCCATCTTTGTTATCCTCTTTTATGGCTTTATGTTCTTGTTTGCCAGGGACCGCATGCGGCCATTGACCATGATTGATGCTTTTATGGCTGGGGTGGTGCTGATGCTAGCGCTAACGTTTCTGTTATACGACAATGAACCGCTGCGTATCCTTAATTTCCTGATCGTACCGGTGCTTATTATCTTACATATGACTTATCTAATTGGCAGAAAACAGAGACAATGGTGGGACATTGGATTGATCGGTACCGCGATGGACCATTTGCTGCCGCAATCCATCCGTCATTGGGGAACGGTCGCAAGCATTGTTGTGAAAACAGGAGGACGTGGGTTAGGTAAAACGCAGAAAACGGCTGCTTTCAAAGTATTCATTGGCCTTATAGCTTCCGTTCCCATCCTCATCGTGGTCGTAGCACTGCTCACCTCAGCAGATGGGATTTTTAATGAGTATTTGTCCGGTTTTCCCCAATGGCTGAACCAGATGACACTGACACCAGGATTTCCGAGAGTGATCTGGATTCTCATCGCGAGCGTTTTATTGTTCAGTTACGTATGGGGTTTCGTGCAGCCAATGCAATATGAAGCAGATAAGAGAGAAAATGCACATTGGAAAAATGGAAAAGCAATTACGGTTACTTCAGAAATCGAAAAGCGAGAAGATGTTTCCGTGAATTCCATACAGGAGAGTCCTTCCTTGAACTCAATCATAGAGGATCAGCCAGCAAATAAGCCCGCACCTGAGGCAATTTCTACTCAAGCTCATCGTGAACCTTTAAGATTGGACCCCATCATTGTGGGCACGATGCTGTTGGTCATCAACTGTGTGTATGTTCTGTTTGTACTTGTACAATTTTCTTATCTTTTTGGGGCGGGTGAGGGACATCTTCCGTCAGAATTGTCCTACGCAGAGTATGCAAGAAGTGGATTTGTGGAGCTGATACTGGTAACAGGCATTAATTTTTTCATCCTGATTATCGCTCTTCAGTTCACGCGTTCAAGCGGCAAAATAGGTTCTGTTGTGCATCAGGTGCTGCTCTTTGTCCTGGTGGGTTGTTCCGCAATCATGCTGTACTCGGCGTTTATACGCCTCAACCTGTATGAACAGGCTTATGGATATACCTACATTCGATTTCTCGTACATGCATTCATGATTTTTCTGGCGCTACTGCTGCTTATTGCAGCTCTTCGAATCCGTTATACCTCCATACCGTTGATCCGCTGGTATATTGTACTGTCCCTAGCAGCCTATGTGGCAGTCAACTATGTGGGTATGGATAAACGGATTGCGGAGCTCAATATTGCACGATATCATCAGACAGGCATTATTGATACATCCTACTTGGCGAGTTTATCTGCAGATGCCTTTCCGCTATTGCGGGAATTTGCCCAGAGAGAGTACCCGAATTTGAAAGGGGAAATGTTGGATCGTCAAGCCAACTTCGACTTGGGTGAAGAGAGTTCATGGACTTCTTTTAATATGGCAAGACATAGAGCTAAGCTAGAATTGTCCAAATTGAGAATGGAATGA
- the yidC gene encoding membrane protein insertase YidC, translating into MGHKTSKGFTFTSGKGRIYGLIAILFAVMLLAGCSNNVSEINSSTPGFFNHYVVFPLSYLIQHIATIFNGSYGVAIIVITLVIRLALLPLMMRQAKSQQGTRVIMNAMKPEMDALKKKYEGKNDPADKQKLSQETMELYKKHKFNPLNIGCLPLLIQLPILSGIYTAIRLTPELSSHSFLWFKLGAPDYVLAVVVAIIYLIQAKVSQANMAPEQRKQFAIMGYISPLMMAFFSLSAPAAMPLYWTIGGSFLVLQTLLFRKLYPVEHPQEPVAVQVKNKNIKPAKPAKS; encoded by the coding sequence ATGGGACATAAGACAAGCAAGGGGTTCACTTTTACATCTGGCAAGGGACGGATCTATGGCCTAATTGCAATTCTTTTTGCAGTGATGCTACTGGCTGGATGCAGTAACAACGTCTCAGAGATTAATTCATCAACACCGGGGTTCTTTAACCATTATGTTGTATTTCCACTGTCGTATCTCATTCAGCACATCGCAACGATATTTAATGGAAGTTATGGGGTAGCCATTATTGTGATTACCCTCGTTATCCGTCTTGCTTTGTTACCATTGATGATGCGACAAGCAAAATCTCAGCAAGGTACCCGAGTGATCATGAATGCTATGAAGCCGGAGATGGATGCGCTCAAGAAAAAGTATGAGGGCAAAAACGACCCAGCCGATAAGCAGAAGCTTTCGCAGGAAACGATGGAGCTGTACAAGAAGCACAAGTTCAATCCGCTGAATATTGGATGCTTGCCACTGCTGATTCAGTTGCCCATTCTGTCAGGTATCTACACGGCTATCCGGCTTACACCGGAACTATCTTCCCACTCCTTTCTGTGGTTCAAATTAGGAGCGCCTGACTATGTGCTAGCAGTCGTGGTAGCAATAATTTATCTGATCCAAGCCAAGGTTTCGCAAGCCAATATGGCGCCGGAACAGCGAAAACAATTCGCAATCATGGGATATATCTCTCCTTTGATGATGGCCTTTTTCTCGCTTTCGGCACCTGCAGCGATGCCGCTGTATTGGACGATCGGCGGTTCATTCCTGGTCTTGCAGACGTTATTGTTCCGCAAATTGTATCCGGTGGAACACCCGCAAGAGCCCGTGGCTGTGCAGGTAAAGAACAAAAACATCAAACCTGCGAAGCCCGCTAAGTCCTAA
- a CDS encoding helix-turn-helix transcriptional regulator codes for MTSRMEPNQRLITSLEKGTWTSRTYREAVLKQIQNIVPYDAYCFTTVDPQTLLSTGAVTEDGIEAIHDRLFVNEYMEEDIHKYADLIHSGDYTAILHASISENPIVSTRYHNILQPAGFGDELRAVLVSGGACWGYLTLYRKTEQPVFTEEERLSIQAWTPSIALMLRSTSLTLMDEIKSGSPSDPGIMITSDAFELLSVNAPAQYWLSQLRLLEQVGPDVLPRPVRAVSSHLQRQIRTDSDLIVAQEPILHSPSKVCIQLLDGRYLVLHASLMQQFSGPDQIAIRLEQAMPQDLLPLLAESHGLSIRERELLGYVLRSYSSKEIAEAMHISAYTVQDHLKSIFAKTDVSSRRELIWYFVSRFQLSDEPAI; via the coding sequence ATGACATCACGCATGGAACCGAACCAGCGACTCATTACTTCTCTCGAAAAAGGAACCTGGACCTCGCGCACCTACCGGGAAGCTGTCCTGAAACAAATTCAGAACATCGTTCCCTATGACGCGTATTGCTTCACAACAGTTGATCCACAGACTCTTCTCTCAACAGGTGCCGTGACGGAAGACGGCATTGAAGCCATTCATGACCGGCTGTTCGTTAATGAATACATGGAAGAAGATATACATAAGTATGCTGATTTGATTCACAGCGGCGACTATACAGCGATCCTTCATGCATCGATAAGCGAAAACCCTATTGTAAGCACTCGGTATCATAACATCCTTCAACCCGCAGGTTTCGGTGATGAACTTCGGGCTGTACTGGTCAGTGGCGGAGCCTGTTGGGGGTATCTAACCCTATATCGCAAGACGGAACAACCCGTATTCACGGAAGAGGAGCGACTAAGCATTCAGGCCTGGACACCTTCTATTGCTTTGATGTTACGATCAACAAGTCTGACTCTTATGGACGAGATTAAGAGCGGAAGTCCCTCGGACCCTGGTATTATGATCACATCGGACGCTTTCGAGCTGTTATCCGTGAACGCTCCCGCTCAATATTGGCTATCACAATTACGTTTACTGGAGCAGGTGGGACCAGATGTATTGCCGCGCCCAGTCCGTGCAGTCAGTTCGCATTTACAGCGTCAGATTCGTACAGATTCCGACCTGATAGTTGCGCAAGAACCTATCCTTCATTCGCCTTCCAAAGTTTGCATTCAACTCCTGGATGGCCGTTACCTTGTGCTTCATGCCAGCCTCATGCAACAGTTTTCAGGTCCGGATCAGATTGCGATCAGGCTTGAACAGGCTATGCCGCAGGACTTACTGCCATTACTCGCAGAGAGTCATGGGTTGTCCATTCGGGAACGAGAACTATTGGGTTACGTGCTGCGCAGCTATTCTTCCAAAGAAATTGCCGAAGCAATGCATATATCAGCTTACACGGTACAGGATCATTTAAAATCCATTTTTGCCAAAACAGACGTATCCTCCCGCCGTGAGTTAATCTGGTATTTCGTATCCCGTTTCCAGTTGTCTGATGAACCAGCTATTTGA
- a CDS encoding class I SAM-dependent methyltransferase, whose translation MDHNQPSLNWDTADENRYEQSIALKIPGYSHMHDLMEQLLAASITDNNEVEILIVGAGGGKELALLGSRHAGWTFTGVDPSQRMLQLAERRVREAGIEARVQLKSITLEALPEGEVYDGATSMLMLHFIQGIESKRRFLSNLAARLKPGAPLIIAAVNADLHSPVYPTMMQAWQDHMLSNRIQLEEWERFAASLGRESDPISSEQMIELMRECGFSHITRYFGAFWVEGYYAKRD comes from the coding sequence ATGGACCACAATCAACCATCTTTGAACTGGGATACGGCGGATGAAAACCGTTACGAACAATCGATAGCCCTGAAAATTCCGGGTTATTCTCATATGCATGATCTGATGGAGCAACTGCTTGCCGCTTCTATCACGGATAACAACGAAGTTGAGATACTAATTGTCGGAGCAGGTGGAGGTAAGGAATTAGCTCTGCTTGGTTCTCGCCATGCGGGATGGACGTTTACTGGAGTAGATCCTTCCCAGCGGATGCTTCAGTTAGCAGAGAGAAGAGTCCGGGAGGCGGGGATCGAAGCCAGAGTGCAACTTAAATCCATTACGCTTGAAGCGTTACCGGAAGGTGAGGTCTACGACGGGGCAACAAGTATGCTAATGCTGCATTTTATTCAGGGGATCGAGTCCAAAAGACGGTTTCTGTCCAATCTAGCGGCCAGACTCAAGCCTGGGGCGCCACTCATTATTGCAGCAGTGAATGCCGATCTTCATTCGCCTGTATATCCAACCATGATGCAAGCCTGGCAGGATCACATGTTAAGTAATCGTATTCAGCTTGAAGAATGGGAGCGGTTTGCAGCTTCCCTTGGCCGAGAATCGGACCCCATCTCATCTGAACAAATGATAGAGCTGATGAGAGAATGTGGATTCTCGCACATTACACGTTATTTCGGAGCATTTTGGGTGGAGGGATATTATGCGAAACGAGACTAA